In Ruminococcus sp. HUN007, a genomic segment contains:
- a CDS encoding peptidoglycan-binding protein has product MKAELIAQTAENRIGWSRKQAGCEGTHAWCAHFVSEILKTCGIDMYDLSCSMMKKKMSASSEWDEPEDLPERGDILFFDWDRIDEPLPLDHVAVVIDYNFDTRIVTYVNGNGSSRTQVTEQTISIDNCTVAYWMRYIGDKNSEPPNSSEQETSDKTFAIELRTLRKGMEGHDVAVLQWLLIGDNYSVGSAGDDGIFGSNTEKAVTEYQKDHSLEVDGVAGKQTFTELLRK; this is encoded by the coding sequence ATGAAAGCGGAACTCATTGCACAGACAGCTGAAAACCGTATAGGATGGAGCAGAAAGCAGGCAGGATGTGAAGGAACGCACGCATGGTGTGCTCATTTTGTATCAGAAATTTTGAAAACCTGCGGCATTGACATGTATGATTTGTCATGCTCTATGATGAAAAAGAAAATGTCAGCGTCATCAGAATGGGATGAACCGGAAGATCTTCCGGAGAGGGGGGATATTTTATTCTTCGACTGGGACAGAATCGACGAACCGCTCCCGCTCGACCATGTAGCTGTAGTTATCGACTACAACTTTGATACACGTATAGTGACATACGTCAACGGAAACGGTTCATCAAGAACACAAGTGACCGAGCAGACTATAAGCATTGACAACTGCACAGTAGCTTACTGGATGCGTTATATAGGAGATAAGAACAGCGAACCGCCGAACAGCAGTGAGCAGGAAACATCGGACAAAACTTTCGCCATAGAGCTTCGCACTCTCAGAAAAGGAATGGAAGGTCATGACGTAGCAGTTCTGCAGTGGCTTCTTATCGGTGATAACTACAGCGTAGGCTCTGCAGGTGATGACGGCATTTTCGGAAGCAACACTGAAAAAGCAGTTACCGAGTATCAGAAAGACCACAGCCTTGAAGTCGATGGCGTAGCAGGAAAGCAGACGTTTACTGAACTCCTGAGGAAGTGA
- a CDS encoding reverse transcriptase/maturase family protein, giving the protein METHDLYSEICSWENLWNAYHKAAKGKWFRPEVAKFAMNLEENLISIQNELIYQTYKVGRYREFFAYEPKKRLVMALQFRDRIVQWAIYLQVNHIFDKSMIYHSYGCRVGKGTVRAADKLQDWCTLANRKPKDWYYLKLDISKYFYRVDHEVLLGILKRKFPHEEKFITLMKEIIECDHTPFGLPPGKSVDDVLPEERLYTVGMPIGNLTSQMLANVCLNELDQFIKHELRAHFYVRYMDDMVILHESPVQLNVWKCRIEHFLNHTLHLELNSKTAIGKIKTGITFVGCRVFPGYRKPTKKFIRKMKNRIKAVSKQYTAGIMTEEQANAVVQSYLGQIKHCSAMRLENWIKETVPFETDAKRRKANESGTHCTDS; this is encoded by the coding sequence ATGGAAACACATGATCTATATTCGGAGATATGTTCCTGGGAAAATCTCTGGAACGCTTATCATAAGGCAGCGAAAGGTAAATGGTTTCGTCCTGAAGTTGCAAAGTTCGCTATGAATCTTGAAGAAAATCTTATCAGCATTCAGAACGAGCTGATATATCAGACTTATAAAGTCGGACGCTATCGTGAATTCTTTGCTTACGAACCTAAGAAACGTCTTGTTATGGCGTTACAGTTTAGGGACAGAATAGTTCAGTGGGCGATATATCTGCAGGTCAATCACATATTTGATAAAAGCATGATATATCACAGTTATGGCTGCAGAGTAGGCAAAGGAACAGTCAGAGCAGCTGACAAACTGCAGGACTGGTGTACACTTGCAAACCGCAAGCCGAAAGACTGGTATTATCTCAAACTTGATATTTCGAAATATTTCTACAGAGTTGACCATGAAGTTCTTCTCGGAATTCTGAAAAGGAAGTTTCCACATGAGGAGAAATTCATAACTCTCATGAAAGAAATAATCGAATGCGATCATACACCGTTCGGATTGCCGCCAGGCAAAAGCGTTGATGATGTTCTTCCTGAAGAAAGACTGTATACCGTCGGTATGCCGATAGGCAATCTCACAAGCCAGATGCTTGCAAATGTCTGTCTGAATGAACTCGACCAGTTTATAAAACATGAACTCAGAGCTCATTTCTACGTCAGATATATGGACGATATGGTTATTCTTCATGAAAGCCCTGTTCAGCTTAACGTCTGGAAGTGCCGGATAGAACACTTTTTGAACCATACGTTGCATCTTGAACTAAATTCTAAAACAGCGATAGGAAAGATCAAAACAGGCATCACGTTTGTCGGATGCAGGGTGTTTCCGGGGTATCGAAAACCTACGAAGAAATTTATAAGGAAAATGAAAAACAGGATCAAAGCAGTCTCGAAACAGTATACAGCCGGTATCATGACCGAAGAGCAGGCGAACGCAGTGGTTCAGAGCTATCTCGGACAGATAAAACATTGTTCTGCTATGCGGCTTGAAAACTGGATAAAAGAAACTGTACCGTTTGAGACTGACGCGAAAAGGAGGAAAGCAAATGAAAGCGGAACTCATTGCACAGACAGCTGA
- the avd gene encoding diversity-generating retroelement protein Avd — MDILLLRQRIVRSMIRVTERTNNMRKPEKFVYRDYLNKSYMRMLRLCIKANWAHGNVRREYQSELDVELDIIRSLVDVAASPEEKLISSGLHEVWSKELKEIGRMIGGWIKSDASR; from the coding sequence ATGGATATACTGTTACTCAGACAAAGAATAGTCCGCTCCATGATTCGGGTGACGGAGCGGACAAACAATATGAGAAAACCCGAAAAATTCGTATACAGAGATTATCTGAACAAATCCTACATGCGTATGCTTCGCCTCTGCATAAAGGCAAACTGGGCGCACGGAAACGTCAGACGTGAATATCAGAGCGAACTTGATGTCGAACTTGACATCATACGTTCTCTCGTTGACGTTGCTGCAAGCCCTGAGGAAAAGCTGATCTCTTCCGGACTTCATGAAGTGTGGAGTAAGGAACTTAAAGAGATCGGACGCATGATAGGCGGATGGATAAAATCCGACGCTTCAAGATAA
- a CDS encoding SUMF1/EgtB/PvdO family nonheme iron enzyme produces the protein MANFDLTNLAVKMICPNNEVKLDDAGLPSVMVYIPKFKNSDVLSGGDSNTHPAFIVNGQEIAGFWYGKYEACQSNGKAYSLPAEDPAQNLDFDECRTRCEAKGAGWHVSTAAEWAAVALWCKKNGTQPLGNNNYGKDTSENGYKAIVTAMDGTNRGRVATGTGPLTWSHDGTQAGIWDLNGNVWEWQGGIRLVWGELQILANNDAADADNPQTAGSALWKAIKASDGTLVDPECSPTDTNPSISGNTVRLDYVSSKWTYCKSITSAVDSARSCAFGDATCTGDISDAAKIRLRALALLPDSGSQASDYNGDVMYWNNKQGERFVYRGGAWGSGAGAGVFSLGGNYARSDRNWNIGFRAAYIPGI, from the coding sequence ATGGCTAATTTCGATTTAACTAATCTTGCAGTAAAAATGATTTGTCCGAACAACGAGGTCAAGCTTGATGACGCAGGCCTCCCGTCTGTGATGGTTTATATTCCGAAGTTTAAGAACAGCGATGTGCTCTCAGGCGGAGACAGCAACACACATCCTGCGTTTATCGTCAACGGTCAGGAGATAGCCGGATTCTGGTACGGAAAGTATGAAGCGTGTCAGAGTAACGGAAAAGCGTATTCACTTCCGGCAGAAGATCCGGCACAGAATCTTGATTTTGATGAATGCAGAACAAGATGCGAAGCCAAAGGAGCGGGCTGGCATGTAAGCACAGCAGCTGAATGGGCAGCAGTAGCCTTATGGTGCAAGAAGAACGGCACACAGCCTCTCGGAAATAATAACTACGGTAAAGATACATCCGAGAATGGCTATAAAGCCATCGTAACAGCAATGGACGGCACGAACCGAGGCAGAGTTGCAACAGGTACAGGTCCGCTCACATGGAGTCACGACGGTACACAGGCCGGCATATGGGATCTTAACGGTAACGTATGGGAATGGCAGGGCGGAATTCGTCTTGTATGGGGCGAACTTCAGATACTTGCCAATAACGACGCAGCAGATGCAGATAACCCACAGACAGCAGGTTCAGCTTTATGGAAAGCAATCAAAGCGTCAGACGGAACTCTTGTTGATCCTGAATGCTCACCTACAGATACGAATCCTTCAATCTCAGGAAATACAGTAAGACTTGATTATGTATCTTCGAAGTGGACATACTGCAAGTCAATCACAAGTGCAGTTGACTCTGCAAGAAGCTGTGCATTCGGTGATGCTACCTGTACAGGTGATATCAGCGACGCAGCCAAGATCAGACTTAGAGCGCTCGCTCTGCTCCCTGACAGTGGTTCACAGGCATCGGATTACAACGGAGACGTTATGTACTGGAACAACAAACAGGGCGAGCGCTTCGTCTATCGCGGGGGCGCCTGGGGCAGCGGTGCGGGCGCTGGTGTCTTCTCACTCGGCGGCAACTATGCCCGCTCGGATCGCAACTGGAACATCGGTTTTCGTGCCGCTTACATTCCGGGAATCTGA
- a CDS encoding phage tail protein I: protein MKISDLELKKLMPVFMQNDEAVKALCAAVDKLLHDPCERIPTMKIWGETDNLSEDECDELAWEQDIDWYDSSASLEVKRQIVSQAQEIKRRRGTKWAVEQLVSAYFGSGYVFEWFEVPELTDEPYTFVVLSESEISDGDLEKFIAAAEIAKNERSHIAGIYIYLFECKATIEVHWDGNGYAFDYARRCGTYPESPWSGFQCDDEVDASGSAEPYFYSVPACGTINCGTYPA, encoded by the coding sequence ATGAAAATTTCAGATCTTGAACTCAAAAAGCTCATGCCGGTGTTCATGCAGAATGATGAAGCTGTCAAAGCACTTTGCGCTGCGGTCGATAAACTCCTTCATGATCCGTGTGAGAGAATCCCGACAATGAAGATTTGGGGAGAAACAGATAATCTTTCTGAAGACGAATGTGATGAGCTTGCATGGGAGCAGGATATTGACTGGTATGACAGTTCAGCTTCGCTTGAAGTCAAAAGGCAGATAGTAAGTCAGGCACAGGAGATCAAGAGAAGACGAGGAACGAAATGGGCGGTCGAACAGCTTGTTTCCGCTTATTTCGGTTCAGGTTACGTTTTCGAATGGTTTGAAGTGCCGGAGCTGACTGATGAACCGTATACGTTCGTTGTACTCAGTGAATCAGAAATTTCTGATGGCGATCTTGAAAAGTTCATAGCAGCAGCTGAAATAGCCAAGAATGAGCGCTCCCACATAGCAGGCATTTACATATACCTGTTTGAATGTAAGGCAACTATCGAAGTACACTGGGACGGGAACGGCTACGCATTTGATTACGCAAGACGATGCGGAACGTATCCGGAAAGTCCATGGAGTGGCTTTCAGTGTGATGACGAAGTTGATGCATCAGGCAGTGCAGAACCGTATTTCTACAGTGTTCCAGCCTGTGGCACAATAAACTGCGGTACATATCCGGCATAA